Proteins found in one bacterium genomic segment:
- a CDS encoding integration host factor subunit alpha, with protein sequence MTKAEIVESVYEKIGFSKKEAQDIVELVFDTIKETLEKGEKIKISGFGNFVVRQKRPRIGRNPQTGEEIEITQRKVLTFKPSQILKMALNK encoded by the coding sequence ATGACAAAGGCTGAAATCGTTGAATCGGTATATGAAAAGATTGGTTTTTCCAAAAAGGAAGCTCAGGATATTGTAGAACTTGTATTTGATACCATTAAAGAAACCCTCGAAAAAGGTGAGAAGATTAAAATTTCCGGATTTGGTAATTTTGTTGTTCGTCAAAAACGTCCCCGCATTGGTCGTAACCCGCAAACCGGTGAAGAGATTGAAATTACGCAGCGCAAAGTGCTTACATTTAAGCCGTCTCAAATTTTAAAAATGGCGCTGAATAAATAA
- a CDS encoding MerR family transcriptional regulator, whose translation MDFTMTEAHQIPDKLYFKIGEVAEIVGVEPYVLRYWETEFKDLTPVKSRTNQRLYKKKDVELLLSIRDLLHKQKFTIKGARVKLKDSPKDKKDNASQLGLYTAPEAEADPKHLARHNVLSQLKSLVHDMKKELD comes from the coding sequence ATGGACTTCACCATGACTGAAGCCCATCAAATTCCTGATAAATTATATTTTAAAATTGGCGAAGTTGCCGAAATTGTTGGCGTAGAGCCTTATGTTTTACGCTATTGGGAAACTGAGTTTAAAGACTTAACTCCTGTAAAATCGCGCACCAATCAACGTTTGTATAAAAAGAAAGATGTGGAGTTACTTTTATCCATCCGTGATTTGCTTCATAAACAAAAATTTACCATCAAGGGTGCTCGCGTTAAATTAAAAGATTCGCCCAAAGATAAGAAAGACAATGCCAGCCAATTGGGCTTGTATACAGCTCCTGAGGCAGAGGCCGATCCCAAACACTTGGCCCGTCACAATGTATTAAGCCAATTAAAAAGTTTAGTTCACGATATGAAAAAAGAATTGGACTGA
- a CDS encoding homoserine kinase — protein sequence MALFTKLSNNTINALATAFGLEKPVKTKGIVEGTVNTYYRLTYPHKNYYLKIDEVAEKTRLLNEIKIFKLLGRIAKKLPFQTPVPLKTTKGSFYVPYQKKFALIFDEVFGKSPVSLNEKQLGDLGQKLGLLHKLTIGQKLPPHRFNLKGQQKVFQQIQKKLNQKHPHIFKFTREKLASLKKNEPKKIPQGLIHADIFPENTFYQGNKMLGLIDFEAAGQGAFLFDIGVCIHALCHKKTILSPALVRAFLKGYQKKRKLSPLEKQYFAYYLEQSAMRFLLTRLRDFELKNGKVAASPFKDYREYVERFEQIAGLVKKLKFS from the coding sequence ATGGCCCTTTTTACAAAACTTTCTAACAATACGATTAATGCCCTTGCAACTGCCTTTGGCCTCGAAAAACCCGTAAAAACCAAGGGTATTGTGGAAGGCACGGTGAATACCTATTACCGCCTTACTTATCCCCATAAAAACTATTATTTAAAAATTGATGAGGTAGCCGAAAAAACACGGCTTTTAAACGAGATTAAAATTTTTAAGCTTTTAGGGCGCATTGCCAAAAAACTCCCTTTTCAAACTCCCGTTCCCCTCAAAACAACCAAAGGCTCTTTTTATGTCCCTTATCAAAAGAAATTTGCACTTATTTTTGATGAAGTCTTTGGCAAATCTCCTGTCAGTTTAAACGAAAAGCAATTAGGCGATTTAGGGCAAAAACTGGGGCTACTTCACAAACTGACTATCGGACAAAAATTACCTCCCCACCGTTTTAATTTAAAAGGTCAGCAGAAAGTTTTTCAACAAATTCAAAAGAAACTAAATCAAAAGCACCCGCACATTTTTAAATTCACGCGTGAAAAACTGGCATCCCTCAAAAAAAACGAACCCAAGAAAATTCCACAAGGCTTAATCCATGCCGATATCTTTCCCGAAAATACTTTCTATCAAGGCAATAAAATGCTGGGTTTGATTGACTTTGAAGCAGCAGGCCAGGGAGCTTTTTTATTTGATATCGGCGTTTGCATCCATGCCCTTTGCCACAAAAAAACGATACTCTCTCCCGCCCTTGTAAGAGCCTTCCTCAAGGGCTATCAGAAAAAAAGAAAGTTGAGTCCTTTAGAAAAACAATATTTTGCTTATTATCTAGAACAAAGCGCCATGCGCTTTCTCCTCACACGCTTGCGTGATTTTGAACTGAAGAATGGCAAGGTTGCCGCCTCGCCGTTTAAAGATTACAGGGAATATGTGGAACGCTTTGAGCAGATTGCAGGCCTTGTGAAAAAACTAAAATTTTCTTAA